One part of the Tolypothrix sp. PCC 7910 genome encodes these proteins:
- the mobF gene encoding MobF family relaxase: MLTAKNTEPQQAVHYFMEGYYQEGTSRWSGQGAKKLGLSGAVDQQETFTNIVNGLSPDGSQHLAKRKLDSSQRRAATDLTFSAPKSVSLQALVGGDERLVTAHQLAVQKTLELIEERYSYTRVTTDTHRVATKTGNLVVAEFDHIETRELDPHLHTHAVVMNMTQLDNGEWYSLLNDEIFKNKKFLGMVYQNYLALEVEKLGYQVEPKKHGQFEIKGFREQDLQEFSKRRQQILTEAGENATWAEREAAWTATRNKKQKINPQELKASWKEEAAALGIKFVQPGAVPPEQKPRLVSDENLEDAIAHCSERNVAFTQEDLEKFILNQGLATDVSLIEPLVKANPELLSLSSENRDFTTLAAVHRELATIKLMQSGQGQVSPLAQREVVSSHLEKTALNPDQRRAVLDAATTTDQFTAWQGVAGAGKTFALKELKAIAATSGYSIKGFAPSSMAAKVLSLELDIQAETVARLLETEPPQEIEPNSFWVVDEAGLLSAKDAIALLERAALEQARVLLVGDTKQLSAVLAGNPFKSLQQAGIKTSYLNSSNRQRAPKLKLAVDLVAEGRIQEGFERLDENGYIQTVTESDKIEAIAQDYIKSTPSERTRTLVLAGTNKERLAITQAIREHLKAEGSLGTATTITQLQAKDLTSVQMRYTHNFELGDMVMPTRSYKRRGLEKGQLYSVVGKDSDGLTLLASDGKYYQVDTGFDKAVYQHQKIEIALGDRLRWTKNDRQLGRRNGQEFVVTAIDGNNAQIQYFDNGQTEFINLQQAQHLDYAIVSTTYSSQGKTADRVLIAADHTIGQESFYVAVSRARYDLKLYTEDKDSLLALAQSSRAKENALSVLRQKELAKLHQSKPEKETVANAVIVAKSPEAEEQRSRGAEEQSYTKPSPLHKSALAKEPNSSQERPSPSAPEPPTQSPVIKKPVPTSLQPKVAFWTPSNLGESPERLDSQHLRELVEDSAIHPKIAALNFFSLHQTKDWEHEAWEYLMYSDQLPRTNTGKLSSGFMSKYTHIESGGWWCDAGVNPKSFANLQPGDKPDRKLWGCYKPNNPRQKADKPGKFIKYEHPPKTELSIFLLDVPDDIADRIYEKFGVQPTESDRVSGFWYCVWKHNLPVTITEGAKKAASLLSQGHPAIGLPGIYAGYRSKDELGEKMKAQLMDELAVFATKEREITFCFDYETRTETQRNIEIAISRTGRLLEERGASVSVVTLPGPSKGVDDLIVAMGPLAYEKAYYSALTLKGWRDNNNQQRHASPAPPKKLSDFERKQLLLQRFSGQLTQMAFKKAIDALTDQQLLYLEQAVKEYFAQPLAQAPAPIDRQAIESEISQLQPQIDNFWLEHAIQEKAIRTMELFPLHQLSNKYNEALEQQLQTIGTIKELVTHKQKLQLKIQEYETQIENHDSWEKEQQTVEMKTMAQILKSPELQSRLTSIKDEIELKKQQLQARLSISRQPSPQPRRGLRR; encoded by the coding sequence ATGCTGACAGCAAAGAACACAGAGCCTCAGCAAGCAGTACATTACTTCATGGAAGGATATTACCAGGAAGGCACTTCACGCTGGTCTGGTCAGGGTGCCAAGAAACTGGGATTATCAGGTGCGGTAGATCAACAAGAAACTTTCACTAATATTGTCAATGGACTGTCACCAGATGGCAGTCAACACCTTGCTAAAAGAAAGCTGGACTCATCACAACGAAGAGCAGCAACAGATTTGACTTTCTCTGCGCCAAAAAGTGTAAGCCTGCAAGCATTAGTGGGTGGGGATGAAAGGCTGGTTACTGCTCATCAATTGGCGGTACAAAAAACTTTAGAACTGATAGAAGAACGCTACAGCTACACTAGGGTGACAACAGACACTCATCGAGTTGCTACCAAAACAGGAAATTTAGTAGTCGCAGAATTTGACCACATTGAAACCAGAGAACTAGACCCACATCTGCATACTCATGCTGTAGTCATGAATATGACTCAGCTAGATAATGGGGAATGGTACAGCTTACTCAATGATGAAATTTTCAAAAATAAGAAATTTCTGGGGATGGTGTACCAGAATTATCTAGCTCTCGAAGTAGAGAAACTAGGGTATCAGGTAGAACCTAAAAAGCACGGGCAGTTTGAGATTAAAGGTTTTAGAGAACAGGACTTACAAGAATTCTCTAAACGCAGACAGCAGATATTAACTGAAGCAGGAGAAAATGCAACTTGGGCAGAGCGAGAAGCGGCTTGGACTGCCACTCGTAACAAGAAGCAGAAAATTAACCCCCAAGAGTTAAAAGCGTCCTGGAAAGAAGAAGCGGCAGCGCTGGGTATCAAGTTTGTGCAGCCAGGGGCAGTGCCTCCAGAACAAAAACCCCGGTTAGTCAGTGATGAAAACCTAGAGGATGCGATCGCTCACTGCTCTGAAAGAAATGTAGCGTTCACCCAAGAAGATTTAGAGAAATTCATCCTCAATCAGGGATTAGCCACAGATGTAAGCCTTATTGAGCCTTTGGTAAAAGCTAACCCCGAATTACTCAGCCTATCTTCAGAAAATAGAGACTTTACCACCCTGGCAGCAGTTCATCGAGAATTAGCAACCATTAAATTGATGCAGTCCGGGCAGGGTCAAGTTAGCCCACTTGCTCAAAGAGAGGTAGTTTCTAGCCATTTGGAGAAAACCGCTTTAAACCCAGATCAGCGTCGAGCGGTACTAGATGCAGCAACCACAACAGACCAATTTACAGCATGGCAGGGGGTAGCTGGTGCTGGTAAAACTTTCGCCCTCAAGGAACTAAAAGCGATCGCTGCCACAAGTGGCTACAGCATCAAAGGCTTTGCCCCCAGTTCGATGGCGGCTAAAGTCTTGAGTCTTGAGTTGGATATTCAAGCTGAAACAGTTGCTAGATTGTTAGAAACTGAACCACCCCAAGAAATTGAACCCAATTCTTTTTGGGTGGTGGATGAAGCTGGATTACTCAGTGCTAAAGATGCAATCGCTCTTTTAGAACGGGCAGCCTTGGAACAAGCCAGAGTTTTGTTAGTAGGAGACACAAAACAGTTATCAGCTGTCTTAGCGGGCAACCCTTTCAAATCTCTGCAACAGGCGGGAATCAAAACCAGCTACTTAAATTCTTCCAATAGACAACGTGCGCCGAAACTCAAGTTAGCAGTAGACCTAGTGGCAGAAGGTCGAATTCAAGAGGGATTTGAACGCTTAGATGAAAATGGCTACATACAGACTGTAACAGAATCGGACAAAATTGAGGCGATCGCCCAAGATTATATCAAATCCACGCCCTCTGAACGAACACGAACCCTAGTATTAGCTGGAACAAATAAGGAGCGTTTGGCAATCACCCAAGCGATTCGTGAGCATTTAAAAGCTGAAGGGAGTTTAGGAACTGCAACCACCATCACCCAACTGCAAGCCAAAGACTTAACTTCGGTACAAATGCGCTACACCCATAACTTTGAGTTGGGTGATATGGTTATGCCCACCCGCAGTTATAAGCGCCGGGGTCTGGAGAAAGGCCAGCTTTATTCTGTGGTGGGTAAGGATAGTGATGGACTAACCCTTCTAGCTAGTGATGGTAAGTATTATCAAGTTGATACAGGATTTGATAAGGCTGTTTACCAGCATCAAAAAATTGAAATTGCCCTTGGCGATCGCTTACGCTGGACGAAAAACGACCGACAATTGGGACGACGCAACGGTCAGGAGTTTGTTGTTACTGCCATTGATGGTAATAACGCTCAAATCCAGTATTTTGATAACGGTCAAACTGAATTTATCAACCTGCAACAAGCCCAGCACCTGGATTATGCGATTGTCAGCACTACATATAGTAGTCAAGGGAAAACGGCTGACAGAGTACTGATAGCTGCTGACCATACCATTGGGCAGGAAAGCTTTTATGTTGCGGTTAGCCGTGCTAGGTATGACTTGAAACTTTATACGGAAGATAAAGACAGTTTACTAGCCCTGGCACAGTCGAGTAGGGCTAAGGAAAATGCGCTCTCTGTGCTGCGACAGAAGGAGTTAGCCAAGCTACACCAGTCAAAGCCTGAAAAAGAAACGGTTGCAAATGCTGTGATTGTGGCTAAAAGCCCAGAAGCAGAGGAGCAGAGGAGCAGAGGAGCGGAGGAGCAATCTTACACTAAGCCTTCCCCTCTACACAAGAGTGCTCTTGCAAAGGAGCCGAATTCTTCCCAAGAGCGCCCCAGCCCCTCCGCTCCAGAGCCTCCTACTCAATCGCCTGTTATTAAAAAACCAGTTCCCACTTCATTACAGCCAAAGGTCGCATTTTGGACTCCGAGTAATTTGGGTGAATCCCCAGAAAGACTAGATTCTCAACATTTGCGAGAATTGGTAGAAGATAGTGCCATTCACCCCAAAATTGCTGCCCTTAACTTCTTTAGTCTGCATCAGACAAAAGATTGGGAGCATGAAGCTTGGGAATACCTGATGTACAGCGACCAACTACCACGCACTAATACAGGTAAGTTATCGTCTGGTTTTATGAGTAAGTATACTCATATTGAATCAGGCGGTTGGTGGTGTGATGCTGGCGTTAATCCCAAGTCCTTTGCTAACCTACAGCCTGGAGATAAACCTGATAGGAAGTTATGGGGATGCTATAAGCCCAATAATCCAAGACAAAAAGCTGATAAGCCAGGCAAATTCATTAAATATGAGCATCCACCCAAAACTGAACTGAGTATTTTCTTGCTCGATGTGCCTGATGACATTGCTGATCGCATTTATGAAAAATTTGGGGTACAGCCGACCGAAAGCGATCGCGTATCGGGATTTTGGTATTGTGTTTGGAAACATAATCTCCCAGTGACTATCACTGAGGGAGCGAAGAAAGCTGCCAGTTTGTTAAGTCAGGGGCACCCTGCCATCGGACTGCCTGGGATTTACGCAGGTTATCGTAGTAAGGATGAACTTGGGGAAAAGATGAAAGCTCAACTCATGGACGAGTTAGCTGTTTTCGCTACAAAAGAACGGGAAATTACTTTCTGCTTTGACTACGAGACACGGACTGAAACTCAACGAAATATAGAGATTGCCATCTCGCGCACTGGGCGGTTGCTAGAGGAACGGGGAGCATCTGTGAGTGTAGTGACATTGCCAGGGCCTTCTAAAGGTGTTGATGATTTGATTGTGGCAATGGGGCCACTGGCATACGAGAAAGCATATTACTCAGCATTAACTCTCAAAGGATGGCGGGATAACAATAATCAACAGCGTCATGCTTCACCTGCACCACCTAAAAAGTTAAGCGACTTTGAGCGTAAACAATTGCTGCTACAACGTTTTAGTGGTCAATTAACTCAAATGGCGTTTAAGAAGGCCATCGATGCACTAACTGACCAACAACTACTGTACTTAGAACAAGCGGTCAAGGAATATTTTGCTCAACCACTGGCTCAAGCCCCAGCACCTATTGATAGGCAAGCTATTGAAAGTGAAATTAGTCAGCTTCAACCACAAATTGATAATTTCTGGTTAGAACACGCTATCCAAGAGAAAGCTATTAGAACAATGGAGCTTTTTCCGCTTCATCAGTTGAGTAATAAGTACAATGAAGCTTTGGAGCAGCAATTGCAAACTATCGGAACTATTAAAGAATTAGTTACGCATAAACAAAAACTTCAGTTAAAAATTCAGGAATATGAAACCCAGATAGAAAATCATGATTCTTGGGAGAAAGAGCAGCAGACTGTTGAAATGAAGACTATGGCACAGATACTTAAATCTCCTGAGTTACAGTCACGATTGACCAGTATTAAGGATGAGATAGAACTCAAAAAACAGCAACTTCAAGCTAGGTTATCTATTTCTCGACAGCCTTCACCACAACCGCGTCGAGGCTTGAGAAGGTAG
- a CDS encoding RHO alpha subunit C-terminal catalytic domain-containing protein — protein METWGGFIFVCSEAEGESLVSYLAGFSAYLEQYQHSWQELQQVDHWFYEEPANWKFPIENYLECYHLSVVHAQSLKCFDPKNIIYTPTGRHYQIFVPFTDDEFVKDHPAFSGEPRGQSYQGFIFPNMMINTARDKVSVFRLTPLSPTKTKFEVFIYQTKAQIEAFPYKQDEFRPEFERVLNEDFGVVRSLQASVHSKAYGVLQLADIEYGISHFHQVLSKYYQP, from the coding sequence GTGGAAACATGGGGCGGCTTTATCTTTGTTTGCTCAGAAGCAGAAGGGGAATCTTTAGTAAGTTATTTGGCTGGATTTTCAGCTTACTTAGAGCAGTATCAGCACTCTTGGCAGGAACTTCAGCAGGTTGACCACTGGTTTTATGAAGAGCCAGCCAATTGGAAATTTCCTATTGAGAATTATCTAGAGTGTTATCACTTGTCAGTTGTTCATGCCCAAAGTTTAAAGTGTTTCGATCCGAAGAATATTATTTACACTCCAACTGGGCGACACTATCAGATATTTGTTCCTTTTACAGATGATGAATTTGTGAAAGATCACCCCGCTTTTTCAGGAGAACCAAGGGGACAATCTTACCAGGGCTTCATCTTTCCCAATATGATGATTAATACTGCAAGAGACAAAGTTTCAGTTTTTCGGCTGACTCCTTTATCTCCCACAAAAACTAAGTTTGAGGTTTTTATTTATCAAACAAAAGCACAGATTGAAGCATTTCCTTATAAACAGGATGAATTTCGACCTGAATTTGAGCGGGTGTTAAATGAAGACTTTGGGGTGGTGCGATCGCTACAAGCAAGTGTTCATTCCAAAGCTTATGGTGTACTTCAGCTTGCAGACATTGAATATGGAATTTCTCACTTCCATCAAGTTTTGTCGAAGTACTACCAACCCTAA